One genomic window of Caenorhabditis elegans chromosome I includes the following:
- the acr-19 gene encoding AcetylCholine Receptor (Product from WormBase gene class acr;~Confirmed by transcript evidence), with the protein MIINICQLVLSVSILIWETKCSKVIWTGDHERRLYAKLAENYNKLARPVRNESEAVVVLLGMDYQQILDIDEKHQIMNSNVWLRMSWTDHYLTWDPSEFGNIKEVRLPINNIWKPDVLLYNSVDQQFDSTWPVNAVVLYTGNVTWIPPAIIRSSCAIDIAYFPFDTQHCTMKFGSWTYSGFFTDLINTTISPATYKPNGEWELLGLTSQRSIFFYECCPEPYYDVTFTVSIRRRTLYYGFNLLLPCMLISSLALLSFTLPADCGEKLNLGVTIFMSLCVFMIMVAEAMPQTSDALPLIQIYFSCIMFQVGASVVATVIALNFHHRSPEQYKPMNKFLKTLLLGWLPTLLGMERPDVLELSVHGAHYASDNKKKQRQYLIEVERHILTRPNGNGHSAVDKAVHLDLSTGNPHSDAKKSSPSPKRTSASIMGMTGLPTTQMNGALDSSINKYTCTKVTRPLENGSATINHKSSPQINPINNNNIYKCANNQKTQFEDRHFHHILNELRVISARVRKEEAMHALQADWMFASRVVDRVCFLAFSAFLFMCTAIISYNAPHLFV; encoded by the exons ATGATCATCAACATTTGCCAATTGGTTTtatcagtttcaattttgatttggGAGACTAAATGTTCCAAAG TGATATGGACGGGTGACCATGAACGTAGACTATATGCAAAATTGGCGGAAAACTACAACAAATTGGCGAGACCTGTTCGAAATGAAAGTGAAGCTGTAGTAGTTCTTCTTGGGATGGATTATCAACAAATTTTGGATATT gaCGAAAAACATCAAATAATGAATTCAAATGTTTGGTTACGGATGTCATGGACAGATCATTACTTGACATGGGATCCATCAGAGTTTGGAAATATCAAAGAAGTTCGTTTGCCAATCAATAATATCTGGAAACCTGATGTTCTTCTCTACAATAGTGTTGATCAACAGTTTGATAGTACATGGCCCGTTAATGCTGTTGTTTTGTA cacGGGAAACGTAACGTGGATTCCTCCAGCCATCATTCGATCAAGTTGTGCTATTGACATAGCATATTTTCCATTTGATACTCAACATTGTACTATGAAGTTCGGTTCCTGGACATATTCTGGTTTTTTCACTGATCTCATTAACACAACAATATCTCCAGCCACTTATAAACCAAATGGAGAATGGGAATTACTTGGCTTAACGTCGCAACGCTCGATATTTTTCTATGAATGCTGCCCGGAGCCATATTATGATGTCAcgtttactgtttcaattaGGAGGAGAACTCTCTATTATGGATTCAACTTATTGCTCCCATGTATGCTCATTTCCTCACTGGCTTTGTTGAGTTTCACACTTCCAGCTGATTGTGGAGAGAAACTGAATTTAG GCGTCACAATCTTCATGTCTCTTTGCGTTTTTATGATTATGGTTGCTGAAGCAATGCCTCAAACAAGTGATGCACTTCCATTAATTC AAATCTATTTCTCGTGCATAATGTTCCAAGTTGGTGCATCAGTGGTGGCCACTGTGATTGCATTGAACTTTCATCATCGATCACCAGAACAGTACAAGCCTATGAACAAATTT ttgaaaactcttcTTCTGGGCTGGCTTCCAACACTTCTTGGCATGGAACGTCCTGATGTTCTTGAACTTTCTGTACATGGAGCACATTATGCGTCTGACAATAAAAA aaaacaacgTCAATACCTAATAGAAGTGGAGAGACATATTCTAACCCGTCCAAATGGAAATGGACATTCAGCAGTTGATAAAGCAGTGCATCTTGACTTATCAACTGGTAATCCACACTCTGATGCTAAAAAATCATCACCTTCTCCAAAACGAACAAGTGCTTCAATAATGGGTATGACTGGATTGCCAACAACTCAAATGAATGGAGCATTGGATTCTTCAATTAATAAATATACTTGTACAAAAGTTACG CGTCCACTGGAAAACGGTTCAGCAACAATAAATCACAAATCATCACCTCAAATAAATCCAATCAATAACAATAATATCTATAAATGTGCAAACAACCAAAAGACTCAATTCGAAGATCGTCATTTTCATCATATTCTGAATGAGCTTCGTGTTATATCAGCTCGTgtgagaaaagaagaagcaatgcATGCACTTCAAGCTGATTGGATGTTTGCAAGTCGAGTTGTAGATCGGGTTTGTTTTCTTGCTTTTTCAGCATTTCTCTTCATGTGCACTGCTATTATTTCTTATAATGCCCCGCATttatttgtataa
- the acr-19 gene encoding AcetylCholine Receptor (Product from WormBase gene class acr;~Confirmed by transcript evidence), with the protein MRRRFEIGIAFFFALFRVIWTGDHERRLYAKLAENYNKLARPVRNESEAVVVLLGMDYQQILDIDEKHQIMNSNVWLRMSWTDHYLTWDPSEFGNIKEVRLPINNIWKPDVLLYNSVDQQFDSTWPVNAVVLYTGNVTWIPPAIIRSSCAIDIAYFPFDTQHCTMKFGSWTYSGFFTDLINTTISPATYKPNGEWELLGLTSQRSIFFYECCPEPYYDVTFTVSIRRRTLYYGFNLLLPCMLISSLALLSFTLPADCGEKLNLGVTIFMSLCVFMIMVAEAMPQTSDALPLIQIYFSCIMFQVGASVVATVIALNFHHRSPEQYKPMNKFLKTLLLGWLPTLLGMERPDVLELSVHGAHYASDNKKKQRQYLIEVERHILTRPNGNGHSAVDKAVHLDLSTGNPHSDAKKSSPSPKRTSASIMGMTGLPTTQMNGALDSSINKYTCTKVTRPLENGSATINHKSSPQINPINNNNIYKCANNQKTQFEDRHFHHILNELRVISARVRKEEAMHALQADWMFASRVVDRVCFLAFSAFLFMCTAIISYNAPHLFV; encoded by the exons ATGAGGAGAAGGTTCGAAATCGGCATCGCATTCTTTTTCGCACTTTTTCgag TGATATGGACGGGTGACCATGAACGTAGACTATATGCAAAATTGGCGGAAAACTACAACAAATTGGCGAGACCTGTTCGAAATGAAAGTGAAGCTGTAGTAGTTCTTCTTGGGATGGATTATCAACAAATTTTGGATATT gaCGAAAAACATCAAATAATGAATTCAAATGTTTGGTTACGGATGTCATGGACAGATCATTACTTGACATGGGATCCATCAGAGTTTGGAAATATCAAAGAAGTTCGTTTGCCAATCAATAATATCTGGAAACCTGATGTTCTTCTCTACAATAGTGTTGATCAACAGTTTGATAGTACATGGCCCGTTAATGCTGTTGTTTTGTA cacGGGAAACGTAACGTGGATTCCTCCAGCCATCATTCGATCAAGTTGTGCTATTGACATAGCATATTTTCCATTTGATACTCAACATTGTACTATGAAGTTCGGTTCCTGGACATATTCTGGTTTTTTCACTGATCTCATTAACACAACAATATCTCCAGCCACTTATAAACCAAATGGAGAATGGGAATTACTTGGCTTAACGTCGCAACGCTCGATATTTTTCTATGAATGCTGCCCGGAGCCATATTATGATGTCAcgtttactgtttcaattaGGAGGAGAACTCTCTATTATGGATTCAACTTATTGCTCCCATGTATGCTCATTTCCTCACTGGCTTTGTTGAGTTTCACACTTCCAGCTGATTGTGGAGAGAAACTGAATTTAG GCGTCACAATCTTCATGTCTCTTTGCGTTTTTATGATTATGGTTGCTGAAGCAATGCCTCAAACAAGTGATGCACTTCCATTAATTC AAATCTATTTCTCGTGCATAATGTTCCAAGTTGGTGCATCAGTGGTGGCCACTGTGATTGCATTGAACTTTCATCATCGATCACCAGAACAGTACAAGCCTATGAACAAATTT ttgaaaactcttcTTCTGGGCTGGCTTCCAACACTTCTTGGCATGGAACGTCCTGATGTTCTTGAACTTTCTGTACATGGAGCACATTATGCGTCTGACAATAAAAA aaaacaacgTCAATACCTAATAGAAGTGGAGAGACATATTCTAACCCGTCCAAATGGAAATGGACATTCAGCAGTTGATAAAGCAGTGCATCTTGACTTATCAACTGGTAATCCACACTCTGATGCTAAAAAATCATCACCTTCTCCAAAACGAACAAGTGCTTCAATAATGGGTATGACTGGATTGCCAACAACTCAAATGAATGGAGCATTGGATTCTTCAATTAATAAATATACTTGTACAAAAGTTACG CGTCCACTGGAAAACGGTTCAGCAACAATAAATCACAAATCATCACCTCAAATAAATCCAATCAATAACAATAATATCTATAAATGTGCAAACAACCAAAAGACTCAATTCGAAGATCGTCATTTTCATCATATTCTGAATGAGCTTCGTGTTATATCAGCTCGTgtgagaaaagaagaagcaatgcATGCACTTCAAGCTGATTGGATGTTTGCAAGTCGAGTTGTAGATCGGGTTTGTTTTCTTGCTTTTTCAGCATTTCTCTTCATGTGCACTGCTATTATTTCTTATAATGCCCCGCATttatttgtataa